The genomic stretch aaaaagtgtatatttatggctattgtaatttactatgttcttagtatgtttttcCATACTAAAATTTGCCTTGCTttctgaccaagaaaatatatatcacagatcagggAAGTCAACTTCTGTCAAAGTGGACTAAGatggttttatatcagtctttaaatttatattaaaagttagatgGTAACATTGTCTTGTAGATATAATATTGGATAAACATGCGCAGTTGAAAGTACATGAACAAAAACACTAACCtttttttatgaactgaaaaataattttaatgatttagaacatttagaattggtacattagttcaaaagtaaTGTCCAGTGAACTTTCATCAAGCATAGTTCTTGCAGACTACTTCAAACGgagtctttggagtcaaattctgataATCTTATGTTTTAGGTAGGTATTTgtaggtagatgagtacttacttAATCGTTGTAGATATAAGggcgttaaaatatttgttattcttttaaagAATGTACTCCCTATAAATGTAAaccatttgaaaattataaacaatgtttacacagaacagttaattacattagtcatactcttttaattaatatttcacaactttagagaccaaggtggAATTTTTgatactttaaagaccagtagggcgtagcccggagggattttcgaaataagaataggcctatatttattatttcagtacaatcggttgaatagtttacgcgtgaaagcacaactgacaaacaaaggcactttcgtatatatgtttatgtatatataatatattctagtCTATATAGGTCAGTACCTTCGCAAGATATCGTTCCGAAGACtgacttatataaattaaatatttccaaacccCGTGCTAATGCTTAGTCAATTATATTGAAATTCTGTGTTTCGAGTTTAAAATTCGTTGTTAAATAGGTCTATTCATTCCGACTATTTAGGATTATATACTTCTTCGATTTGGTTAGTTAAttctaaatttagtaaaattcagTGATATCGcttatcaattttaattaaccTATGATTTAAGTTATTGGTGTCGAAAAAGGTAAAAGCTCTGAAATAGCTATTTATTATGAAAGAGGTATTTTTACATTATCCATAATGTTAATGATACAACAGATTTTAGCAtggaaagttttattaaattattaaagagaaTTGACCAGATTAGAAGAGAATGTTAGCTCACTTGCACAAATACCTGATTCATGCTTTTATCAGTTGATGAGTGCTCGTATAGCAGATAAAAAAGAATAATCTCACCACTTACGTCTCATTACCTCATCGAATTCCATAGAGAGGTACAGTATTGTGATAGTTATTAGTAAGTGTATCATGTTTTaacagagtttataaaataaatccaagATCTACAGTTTACTATGACGTTTACTCAGTGTTTTTCATATTGTAAAGTTCTATTGAAGTGATAATGTCGTTGACGGCTCTACCGGTGGAAGtgctagaaaatatattaaagttcCTCAGTGAAGAAGAGACAGTAAACGTTTGGAAAGTCGTAGGTAAGGATGTCAGCGAAAGCTTCTGGGCTAGAATGTGCAGAAGGAAAGGATACGTTAGAGTGGAAGGTGTAGATGACAGCTGGAGAAGTGTCATCCAGTGCAGTTTGAACTGGAGATCTGGGAAATTCCTGTACCGTGAATACACTTTAGAGGGTAATTTGAGACACCTATCCCAATACCCAAGGGCACTTATTTTCAAACATGAGCTACATTGTGGAAATATAATATCACTAGATTTCCTTAGTGACAGACTGGGAATAttcaatattgataataattatagcCAGATCGATCCCTATCAAATAATGAAGGATGTTAAACATTTTGAGACGTCTGGATCCAAATTGCTAGTAAGTTTTATGTCCAAACACAAGATTTACACGTTGAGACACAGTCAGTACGTCGAGATTTACCAAACAAACTTCAATCCAAATTTACCATCACAACCCACTCTCTCTAATGATTTCTTCGCTTTTGAAGATCACAGGCCAGGAAGTATCAGGATTGTGGACTTGACCAAACTCGAGGAATTTCAGTGTACTGTACTGCAGGATAGAACAATCACCTCAATGTCCATTTGTGGATCAATACTAAACATTAGTTATGCTTTGGAGtcaaacttttatttacaaaggTACAGTATCCGTGATAGAAGAATCACCAATAGCTTATTTTTATCTAAGGgtacagatattttattttccGAACTTAACCTTTTTATCAGTTCCTATCTTGTGGTCCACAGGAACATTAATGATCTGAAAATGTCTGTAAGAAATACCGATGGAGAATATTTATCATCGTTCTATTACGATTGTTGGATGGCCGTTCTAGAAGAATATGTAATTTACAGCGTCCACAACAAGATATACATTTGGACAGCTAAGAAACCCAATGATGGTCCCAAAGAGTTGTTAGTTGACGAAGATTGGATACAAATGGagaccaaaatattatttaattcgtTTTTAATCCTTCCATTCCCGAAATGCTTCAAGGTGATTGACATTCAGAAGGCTACATATCTGTATGATGTCAAGTTAGAAACATCATCCTTGGGAACAAGTAAGTATTTAGGTTCAAAAACTTTTGTAAACGAATACTATTACGTAGCACTGGAAGTTACCAAACGGGAAGAGCATGAAGACTTCGACAAAATATCAAACTGTTCTCCTATTATTGAAGCTACATCCAGATCTGTTCCCAAGAGCTTCTCCAAATGTGATAAGGGTAAACTATTAAATCCCGTAGTCATGATTATTTATGATTTCAGGGATAGCACCAATCCAACATGTCCTGTATGATCTTAAGAAATTATTGCCTTAAGAGTCGGCTGTAGTGCGTACATCTTGATTCTGATAGAGTTTCGTAACTTCATAACAACAATAGTTCCTAAATACTTTTAATCCCTTATATATGTCTGTTAGATCccttattaatgtataattttgaagacaatagtattagaaaaaacaatatacaatttgATGTTGTTATCCGTGttgttgtt from Homalodisca vitripennis isolate AUS2020 chromosome 2, UT_GWSS_2.1, whole genome shotgun sequence encodes the following:
- the LOC124353933 gene encoding uncharacterized protein LOC124353933; this translates as MSLTALPVEVLENILKFLSEEETVNVWKVVGKDVSESFWARMCRRKGYVRVEGVDDSWRSVIQCSLNWRSGKFLYREYTLEGNLRHLSQYPRALIFKHELHCGNIISLDFLSDRLGIFNIDNNYSQIDPYQIMKDVKHFETSGSKLLVSFMSKHKIYTLRHSQYVEIYQTNFNPNLPSQPTLSNDFFAFEDHRPGSIRIVDLTKLEEFQCTVLQDRTITSMSICGSILNISYALESNFYLQRYSIRDRRITNSLFLSKGTDILFSELNLFISSYLVVHRNINDLKMSVRNTDGEYLSSFYYDCWMAVLEEYVIYSVHNKIYIWTAKKPNDGPKELLVDEDWIQMETKILFNSFLILPFPKCFKVIDIQKATYLYDVKLETSSLGTMFPMTGSAQFCSEEFNAELCGCSDEL